The following proteins are co-located in the Palaemon carinicauda isolate YSFRI2023 chromosome 3, ASM3689809v2, whole genome shotgun sequence genome:
- the LOC137638020 gene encoding crustacyanin-C1 subunit-like gives MMKDIISFALFAVLATAGSCYDLRADIPDHLVPGTCPQVNEEELWELQKPRYFQLAGKWFQQAVTPNKFQPMERCVETQYNWDGEGFHMRSTGLRGTEVVATEGRVYPQPHGKPSLEITHQHAFPAPLLLLETDFLNYACMYSCLELGGGFKTDLAFVYSRQREMHPAYMRICESAYGKIGFDLGRLFKTSQGEDCSNATLVSA, from the exons ATGATGAAAGACATAATTTCTTTCGCCTTGTTCGCCGTCCTTGCGACGGCAGGAAGCTGTTATGACCTGAGAGCAGATATTCCAGACCATCTGGTTCCAGGGACATGCCCACAGGTCAATGAGGAAGAACTCTGGGAACTACAGAAACCCAGATACTTCCAG TTGGCAGGGAAATGGTTCCAGCAAGCCGTTACTCCCAATAAATTCCAGCCCATGGAGAGATGTGTGGAGACCCAGTACAATTGGG ACGGAGAAGGATTCCACATGCGATCGACGGGTCTCAGAGGGACAGAAGTGGTGGCAACAGAAGGGAGGGTCTATCCTCAGCCCCACGGGAAGCCAAGTCTCGAGATAACCCACCAACATG CATTTCCAGCCCCACTACTCCTCCTTGAGACGGACTTCCTGAACTACGCCTGCATGTACTCCTGCCTGGAATTGGGCGGAGGGTTTAAGACGGACCTGGCCTTCGTGTATTCGAGGCAGCGGGAAATGCATCCAGCATACATGAGGATTTGTGAATCCGCCTACGGGAAGATTGGATTCGATCTCGGCAGATTGTTCAAGACCAGCCAGGGAGAAGACTGCTCTAATGCAACCTTGGTTTCTGcttaa
- the LOC137638021 gene encoding crustacyanin-C1 subunit-like — MNALRPLLFAALVVGGTAFRKLNIPDYVVPGTCPAINEKQLWDMQSPRLFQMGGIWYQHSNTPLEFQPIKKCLQVKYTWDGEGFSTAAMGLSRSGVQMKNEGRLYPMANGEPRLEITAQHSIPSPLVILDTDFFNYACLYSCMEMGGRYITDMGFVYSRKPKLHQAYQKVCEGAFRKIGVDTNRFVKTFQGDTCSYPEAH, encoded by the exons ATGAACGCCCTGCGCCCTCTCCTCTTCGCCGCCCTTGTGGTGGGTGGGACCGCATTTCGCAAACTCAATATTCCAGATTATGTGGTTCCTGGAACGTGTCCTGCCATCAACGAGAAACAACTCTGGGATATGCAAAGTCCCAGACTTTTCCAG ATGGGAGGAATTTGGTACCAGCATTCTAACACTCCTTTAGAGTTCCAGCCCATCAAGAAATGTCTGCAGGTCAAATACACTTGGG ACGGAGAGGGCTTCAGCACAGCTGCCATGGGTCTCTCGAGAAGCGGAGTCCAGATGAAGAACGAAGGAAGGCTTTATCCTATGGCCAATGGAGAGCCCCGTCTCGAGATCACTGCGCAACACT CAATTCCATCACCGCTGGTCATCCTCGACACAGACTTCTTCAACTACGCCTGTCTGTACTCCTGTATGGAGATGGGCGGACGCTACATCACTGACATGGGCTTCGTCTACTCCCGCAAGCCGAAACTACACCAGGCCTACCAGAAGGTGTGCGAAGGGGCCTTCAGGAAGATTGGTGTAGACACCAATCGCTTCGTCAAGACCTTCCAGGGAGACACGTGCTCGTATCCAGAGGCTCATTAA